TATCTCTGCTGGAAGGTGTTGACGCCTTTTTCCCTGGTTTCATTTGTGCTGACAGCCATCTGGGTGATCAACCATTAATCGTGAGGCTGGCTCAAGAGAGAATACAAAGGCAAGCAAGACGAACAACAAACTATGAGTGAGTACTTCAGCAATATAAAGACCAGTGTGACCACCATCGCGACCGGCATGGGCATCACCCTCAAGCACTTCTTCAATGCGGTCAAGCGCAAGGGAGATGCGGGTATCGACGATGCCGACTATTTTCGCCAGGTTGACGGTCTGTGCACCTTGCAGTATCCGAAGGAGGCGATTCCGACGCCGCCGCATGGCCGTTACCGGCTGTATTGCAACATCAACGACTGCATCGGCTGCAAGCAGTGCGAACGCGCCTGTCCGGTGGAGTGCATCACCATCGAAACCATCAAGACGACCAGCGATGATCTGGAAGCTTGCGGCAAAACCTCCGGCGGACAGCAGAAGCGCATGTGGGTGCCGGTTTTCGACATCGATTTGGCCAAGTGCATGACCTGCGGCATCTGCCAGAGTGTTTGCCCGACCGACTGCCTCTATCATACACCCGTCGCCGACTTCTCGGAGTTTGACGTCAGCAATATGATGTACCACTTCGGTAACCTCTCGAAGATCGAGGCCGAAGCCAAAAGGAAAAAGCTTGCCGAACAGCAGGCCCAGGCGGCAAAGGAGAAAGCCGCGGCTGGCGGCGCTCCGGCACCGAAACCGGCTCCAAAGGCCGCTCCGCAGCCGAACCCGGGCGACGCCCGGTAAGCATCCGGAAGGAATTGATTACCAACAAGTGCAGATAACCATGAATCAACTGACCATCGCCATCATCTTCTACATCTTCGCGGCCGTTACGGTACTGTCGGCGGCGTTTGTGGTCTTTTCGAAAAATGTCATCTACTCGGCATTCTCGCTGCTCTTTACCTTTTTCGGTGTCGCGGCTCTCTATGTTTTTCTGAGCGCGGACTTCATCGCTGTGACCCAGGTGGTCGTCTATGTCGGCGGCATTCTGGTGCTCCTGCTTTTCGGTGTTATGTTCACCAACACCATCATGTCAACCGAGCTGAAGGCTGACGTGCTGAACGTCGTGCCAGGCATTCTTCTGACGCTGCTCCTGATTGTTGGTATGCTTTTCACCTTCTACACAACCGGAAGCTGGATGCCGGGTGAGATGCAGCTCAATGGCAGCGTGGTGCAGAGCATCGGTCTTGAAACCATGTCGCGCTACATGCTGCCGTTTGAAATGTTCTCCATCGTACTGCTGGTCGCCCTGCTTGGCGCTGCTTACCTGGCCCGCTACGACAAGGCAAACAAAAAAGAACATTAAGGAGTCTTCATGCTAACGCAACAGTTACTGTCGATCGGCGTCAACCATTTTCTGACCATTTCAGTCATTCTTTTCGGTCTGGGCATGTTTGCCGTCATGACCCGCAAAAACGCCATCGTTATCCTGATGGGCGTCGAGCTGATCTTGAACGCGGCTAACATCAACTTTCTGACCTTTTCGAAATACAATGGCGGCATGGAAGGGGTGATGTTCAGCCTTTTCGTCATTGTGCTGGCTGCCGCCGAAGCCGCTATCGCACTTGCGATCGTGATCAATATTTTCAAGACCTTCAAGACGGTCGATGTATCCAGCGTGGACACCATGAAGGAGTGATCCGCCCCGGTAAAACACTTATAGCTGCAAATTCTTTGTAAAACGAAACATGAT
The nucleotide sequence above comes from Chlorobaculum tepidum TLS. Encoded proteins:
- the nuoK gene encoding NADH-quinone oxidoreductase subunit NuoK, which gives rise to MLTQQLLSIGVNHFLTISVILFGLGMFAVMTRKNAIVILMGVELILNAANINFLTFSKYNGGMEGVMFSLFVIVLAAAEAAIALAIVINIFKTFKTVDVSSVDTMKE
- a CDS encoding 4Fe-4S binding protein produces the protein MSEYFSNIKTSVTTIATGMGITLKHFFNAVKRKGDAGIDDADYFRQVDGLCTLQYPKEAIPTPPHGRYRLYCNINDCIGCKQCERACPVECITIETIKTTSDDLEACGKTSGGQQKRMWVPVFDIDLAKCMTCGICQSVCPTDCLYHTPVADFSEFDVSNMMYHFGNLSKIEAEAKRKKLAEQQAQAAKEKAAAGGAPAPKPAPKAAPQPNPGDAR
- a CDS encoding NADH-quinone oxidoreductase subunit J family protein, whose amino-acid sequence is MNQLTIAIIFYIFAAVTVLSAAFVVFSKNVIYSAFSLLFTFFGVAALYVFLSADFIAVTQVVVYVGGILVLLLFGVMFTNTIMSTELKADVLNVVPGILLTLLLIVGMLFTFYTTGSWMPGEMQLNGSVVQSIGLETMSRYMLPFEMFSIVLLVALLGAAYLARYDKANKKEH